The Candidatus Nanopelagicales bacterium sequence ACCGAAGATGCCGACAAGTCCGGCGAGGGCCAGGAGCCCGAATCCGAACAGGACACCGGTGGAAACGCTGCCCGGCGCAGGCGCCGCCGCAGGCGCCCAGCTGGCGGCAACGGCGAAGCCACGGGAAGCACTGGGGCCAGTGAGAAGAAGGAACCGAGCTCAGGCGATGAGGTGGCCAGTTTCAAGGGCTCAACGAGGCTGGAGGCGAAGAAGCAGCGCAGGCGCGAGGGCCGCGAGTCAGGACGGCGCCGCGCGCCAGTGCTGACTGAGGCCGAGTTCCTGGCACGCCGGGAGTCGGTGCGTCGGGGCATGATCGTGCGCCAGAGGGGGCGCGTAACCCAGATCGCGGTGCTGGAGGACGGCATCATGGTTGAGCACTATGTCAACCGTGCCACAGTCACTTCCATGGTCGGAAACGTCTACCTCGGCAAGGTCCAGAACGTGCTGCCCTCCATGGAGGCCGCGTTCGTCGATATCGGCCGAGGCCGCAACGCTGTGCTGTACGCGGGCGAGGTGAACTGGGACGCCGCGGGTCTTGAGGGGCAGGCCAAACGCATAGAGCAGGCACTGTCGTCCGGAGACAACGTACTGGTCCAGGTGACGAAGGACCCGGTGGGCCACAAGGGGGCCAGGCTGACCAGCCAGGTCTCGTTGCCCGGCAGGTTCCTGGTTCTGGTCCCGGACGGGTCAATGACTGGGATCAGCCGCAAGCTCCCCGATCAGGAGAGGGCGCGGCTGAGGTCGATCCTGAAGACGATCGTGCCCGAAGGCGCTGGTGTCATCGTCAGGACCGCGGCCGAAGGCGTGAGCGAGGAGGACCTGTCCCGCGACATCAGCCAACTTTCGGCCGCGTGGGATCGGGTTCGTGAGCAGGCTGAGACCGCTGTCGCACCCGCGGTTCTGCACAGCGAGCCGGACTTGGCTTTGCGTGTCGTCCGGGACATCTTCAACTCTGACTTCGAGTCGCTGGTCGTCTCTGGCGACGAAGTGTGGCGCACTTTGCACGACTACGTGTCCGCGAACGCCCCAGGTCTGCTGGATCGGGTCAGCAAGTGGACCGAAGAAGCTGACGTGTTCAAGGCGAATCGCGTTGATGAACAGCTGTCCAAGGCGCTCGACCGCAAGGTATGGCTCCCGTCGGGAGGATCGCTCGTCATCGATAAGACCGAGGCGATGACCGTCGTGGATGTGAACACAGGCAGGTTCACCGGCCAAGGCGGCAACCTTGAGGAGACCGTTACAAAGAACAACCTGGAGGCGGCCGAAGAAATCGTTCGGCAGATCCGGTTACGGGACATCGGCGGCATCATCGTCATCGACTTCATCGACATGGTCCTGGAGAGCAACCGGAACCTCGTGCTTCGCCGAATGGTCGAGTGTCTCGGGCGCGACAGGACGAAGCACCAGGTGGCGGAAGTGACTTCCCTGGGACTGATACAGATGACCCGGAAGAGGATCGGCCAGGGGCTCCTTGAGACGTTCAGCGAGCCGTGCGAGGTCTGCGACGGCCGCGGCGTCAAGGTGCACTCCGAGCCGGTTGAACAGCGCAACCGGACCGGCCGCGGCCGGTCAGTACGACCGCAGGGCGCCCATGACCCGACCGAGTCGGTAAGGCGCGATGCGGAATCCGCGGTAACCGAGACCGACAAGGCCAGCGACTCGGTCGCGTCGGCTCAGGCGGCGCAGCCGGCCGCTTCTGAGGCGAAACAGTCCGCGGACGCGGAGGCGGTTTGACCGGTCGCGCGCTGACTCCGTACCCTAGATCCCGGCTGGGCGGGCGCGGAAGCAGCACGCTGTGAGCCAAGTGATTATCTAGGGAGCGGGCACATGTATGCCATCGTGCGTGCCGGAGGGCACCAGGAGAGAGTGGCAGTCGGAGATGTCATCGACATCAATAGGTCGGATGACACTCCCGGCGCCGTAGTGGACTTGGCTGCCCTACTGATCGTCGACGGCTCCACCGTCACCAGCGACGCGGATGCTTTGGCGAAGGCAACCGTGAAGGCTGAGGTTGTCGAGCACTTCCGTGGGCCGAAGATCAAGATCGTTCGCTTCAAGAACAAGATCGGGTATCGCCGTCGGCAGGGCCACCGCCAGGACCAAACCAGGCTTCGCGTGACCCGCATCGAAAGTGGGATCTGAGCAATGGCACACAAGAAGGGCGCGGCTTCCTCCAGGAACGGACGTGACAGCAACGCGCAGCGGCTCGGGGTGAAGCGCTTCGGCGGGCAGGCTGTGTCCGCTGGCGAGATCATCGTGCGCCAGCGCGGAACGCACTTCCATCCGGGTACCAACGTGGGCCGGGGAGGCGACGACACACTGTTCGCTCTGGTCGGCGGCACGGTTGACTTCGGAACTGCCCGTGGCCGCCGTGTCGTGAACATCATCGCTTCCTAGTGCCCGGGCGTTTGCCTTGAGACAGTG is a genomic window containing:
- the rpmA gene encoding 50S ribosomal protein L27, whose product is MAHKKGAASSRNGRDSNAQRLGVKRFGGQAVSAGEIIVRQRGTHFHPGTNVGRGGDDTLFALVGGTVDFGTARGRRVVNIIAS
- the rplU gene encoding 50S ribosomal protein L21, yielding MYAIVRAGGHQERVAVGDVIDINRSDDTPGAVVDLAALLIVDGSTVTSDADALAKATVKAEVVEHFRGPKIKIVRFKNKIGYRRRQGHRQDQTRLRVTRIESGI
- a CDS encoding Rne/Rng family ribonuclease, producing the protein MLDEESKPKAAPEENSRASAVALPFGSQSAESKSARSEKRPETGRPAAPLAGPAGIPLFQPPPEPPARSSRPDETRETSQGGDSTTPPPSRNRNRQTRGQQSAGQTGSDSGGSGSAVGRKPSGAGKPSDAGQTEDADKSGEGQEPESEQDTGGNAARRRRRRRRPAGGNGEATGSTGASEKKEPSSGDEVASFKGSTRLEAKKQRRREGRESGRRRAPVLTEAEFLARRESVRRGMIVRQRGRVTQIAVLEDGIMVEHYVNRATVTSMVGNVYLGKVQNVLPSMEAAFVDIGRGRNAVLYAGEVNWDAAGLEGQAKRIEQALSSGDNVLVQVTKDPVGHKGARLTSQVSLPGRFLVLVPDGSMTGISRKLPDQERARLRSILKTIVPEGAGVIVRTAAEGVSEEDLSRDISQLSAAWDRVREQAETAVAPAVLHSEPDLALRVVRDIFNSDFESLVVSGDEVWRTLHDYVSANAPGLLDRVSKWTEEADVFKANRVDEQLSKALDRKVWLPSGGSLVIDKTEAMTVVDVNTGRFTGQGGNLEETVTKNNLEAAEEIVRQIRLRDIGGIIVIDFIDMVLESNRNLVLRRMVECLGRDRTKHQVAEVTSLGLIQMTRKRIGQGLLETFSEPCEVCDGRGVKVHSEPVEQRNRTGRGRSVRPQGAHDPTESVRRDAESAVTETDKASDSVASAQAAQPAASEAKQSADAEAV